From Mycobacterium lacus, one genomic window encodes:
- the metH gene encoding methionine synthase, translating into MTAANEHHYDTDLLDVLSRRVVVGDGAMGTQLQGADLTLDDFRGLEGCNEILNETRPDVLEAIHRNYFEAGADAVETNTFGCNLSNLGDYDIADKIRDLSEKGTAIARRVADEMATPDRRRYVLGSMGPGTKLPTLGHTEYAVIRDAYTEAALGMLDGGADAILVETCQDLLQLKAAVLGSRRAMKRAGRHIPVFAHVTVETTGTMLLGSEIGAALTAVEPLGVDMIGLNCATGPAEMSEHLRHLSRHARIPVSVMPNAGLPVLGAKGAEYPLLPDELAEALSGFIAEFGLSLVGGCCGTTPAHIREVAAAVADVNRPERHVTSEPSVSSLYTAIPFAQDASVLVIGERTNANGSKGFREAMIAEDYQKCLDIAKDQTRDGAHLLDLCVDYVGRDGVADMKALASRLATSSTLPIMLDSTETPVLRAGLEHLGGRCAINSVNYEDGDGPESRFAKTMELVAEHGAAVVALTIDEEGQARTAEKKVEIAERLIADITGNWGVDESSILIDTLTFTIATGQEESRRDGIETIEAIRELKRRHPNVQTTLGLSNISFGLNPAARQVLNSVFLHECQEAGLDSAIVHASKILPINRIPEEQRNVALDLIYDRRRDGYDPLQELMRLFEGVSAASSKESRAAELAKLPLFERLAQRIVDGERNGLEADLDEAMTQKPPLEIINENLLAGMKTVGELFGSGQMQLPFVLQSAEVMKTAVAYLEPHMEKAEGDAGKGRIVLATVKGDVHDIGKNLVDIILSNNGYEVVNIGIKQPIANILEVAEDKSADVVGMSGLLVKSTVVMKENLEEMNTRGVAERFPVLLGGAALTRSYVENDLAEVYEGEVHYARDAFEGLKLMDTIMSAKRGEAPDTDSPEAIAARKKEAERKARHERSKRIAAQRKAAEEPVEVPERSDVAADVEVPVPPFWGSRIVKGLAVADYTGLLDERALFLGQWGLRGVRGGQGPAYEDLVETEGRPRLRHWLDQLSTDGILAHAAVVYGYFPAVSEGDDVVVLTEPKADARERFRFTFPRQQRGRFLCIADFIRSRELASERGEVDVLPFQLVTMGQPIADFANKLFASNSYRDYLEVHGIGVQFTEALAEYWHRRIREELKFSGDRAMAADDPDAVEDYFKLGYRGARFAFGYGACPDLEDRAKMMELLQPERIGVTLSEELQLHPEQSTDAFVLHHPEAKYFNV; encoded by the coding sequence GTGACTGCAGCAAACGAACACCACTACGACACCGATCTCCTCGACGTTTTGTCGCGGCGCGTGGTGGTGGGCGACGGCGCCATGGGCACCCAGTTGCAGGGCGCGGACCTCACGCTCGACGACTTCCGCGGCCTGGAAGGCTGCAACGAGATCCTCAACGAGACCCGCCCCGACGTGCTGGAAGCCATCCACCGCAACTACTTCGAGGCGGGTGCCGACGCCGTCGAGACGAACACGTTCGGCTGCAACCTGTCCAACCTCGGCGACTACGACATCGCCGACAAGATCCGCGACCTGTCGGAGAAGGGCACCGCGATCGCCCGCCGGGTCGCCGACGAGATGGCCACACCGGACCGCAGACGCTACGTGCTGGGGTCGATGGGGCCGGGCACCAAGCTGCCGACGCTGGGCCACACCGAGTACGCGGTCATCCGTGACGCCTACACCGAGGCCGCCCTCGGCATGCTCGACGGCGGCGCCGACGCCATCCTGGTGGAAACCTGCCAGGACCTGCTGCAGCTCAAGGCGGCGGTGCTGGGGTCGCGTCGCGCGATGAAGCGGGCCGGGCGGCACATTCCGGTGTTCGCGCACGTCACCGTGGAGACCACCGGCACGATGCTGTTGGGCAGCGAGATCGGCGCGGCGCTGACGGCCGTCGAGCCGCTCGGCGTGGACATGATCGGTTTGAATTGCGCGACCGGGCCCGCCGAGATGAGCGAGCACCTGCGGCACCTGTCGCGGCACGCCCGCATCCCGGTGTCGGTGATGCCCAACGCCGGGTTGCCGGTGCTGGGCGCGAAAGGCGCTGAATATCCGCTGCTGCCAGACGAATTGGCGGAGGCGCTGTCCGGTTTCATCGCCGAGTTCGGACTGTCGCTGGTCGGCGGCTGTTGTGGTACCACCCCGGCCCACATCCGGGAGGTGGCCGCCGCAGTCGCTGACGTCAACCGCCCCGAGCGCCACGTCACCTCCGAGCCGTCGGTGTCGTCGCTGTACACCGCCATCCCGTTCGCGCAGGACGCCTCGGTCCTGGTGATCGGCGAGCGGACAAATGCCAACGGCTCCAAGGGCTTTCGTGAGGCGATGATCGCCGAGGACTACCAGAAGTGTCTGGACATCGCCAAGGACCAGACCCGCGACGGCGCACACCTGCTGGATCTATGTGTCGACTACGTGGGCCGCGACGGCGTGGCCGACATGAAGGCACTGGCCAGCCGGCTGGCCACGTCGTCGACGCTGCCGATCATGCTGGACTCCACCGAAACCCCGGTGCTGCGAGCCGGTTTGGAGCATCTGGGTGGCCGCTGCGCCATCAACTCGGTCAACTACGAGGACGGCGACGGCCCGGAGTCGCGCTTCGCCAAGACCATGGAGCTGGTCGCCGAGCACGGCGCGGCGGTGGTCGCGCTGACCATCGACGAAGAGGGTCAGGCCCGCACCGCGGAGAAGAAGGTCGAGATCGCCGAGCGGCTGATCGCCGACATCACCGGCAACTGGGGCGTCGACGAATCCTCCATCCTCATCGACACTTTGACATTCACCATCGCCACCGGGCAGGAGGAGTCGCGCCGCGACGGCATCGAGACCATCGAGGCGATCCGCGAGCTCAAGCGGCGTCACCCCAACGTGCAGACCACGCTGGGCTTGTCCAACATCTCGTTCGGCCTCAATCCCGCTGCGCGCCAAGTGCTCAACTCGGTGTTCTTGCACGAATGCCAGGAGGCGGGGCTGGACTCGGCGATCGTGCACGCGTCGAAGATCCTGCCCATCAACCGCATACCCGAAGAACAACGCAACGTCGCGCTGGACCTGATCTACGACCGCCGCCGCGACGGCTATGACCCGCTGCAGGAGCTGATGCGCCTGTTCGAGGGCGTGTCGGCGGCGTCGTCAAAAGAATCCCGGGCCGCCGAACTGGCGAAACTGCCCCTGTTCGAGCGGCTGGCGCAACGCATCGTCGACGGCGAACGCAACGGCCTCGAGGCAGACCTCGACGAGGCGATGACGCAGAAGCCGCCGCTGGAGATCATCAACGAGAACCTGTTGGCCGGCATGAAGACCGTCGGCGAGCTGTTCGGCTCCGGCCAGATGCAGCTGCCGTTCGTGTTGCAGTCCGCCGAGGTGATGAAAACCGCGGTCGCCTACCTGGAGCCGCACATGGAAAAGGCCGAAGGTGACGCCGGCAAGGGACGGATCGTGCTCGCCACCGTCAAGGGCGACGTGCACGACATCGGCAAGAACCTCGTCGACATCATCTTGAGCAACAACGGCTACGAGGTGGTCAACATCGGCATCAAGCAGCCGATTGCCAACATTCTCGAGGTCGCCGAGGACAAGAGCGCCGACGTGGTCGGCATGTCGGGCCTGCTGGTGAAGTCGACCGTGGTGATGAAGGAAAACCTCGAGGAGATGAACACCCGGGGAGTCGCCGAAAGGTTCCCGGTGCTGCTCGGCGGCGCGGCGCTGACGCGCAGTTATGTGGAGAACGACCTGGCCGAAGTCTACGAGGGCGAAGTGCATTACGCGCGAGACGCTTTTGAGGGCCTGAAGCTGATGGACACCATCATGAGCGCCAAGCGGGGCGAGGCGCCGGACACCGACAGCCCGGAGGCAATCGCGGCCCGCAAGAAGGAAGCCGAGCGCAAGGCCCGTCACGAGCGGTCCAAACGCATTGCGGCGCAACGCAAAGCGGCCGAAGAGCCGGTCGAAGTGCCCGAACGCTCCGATGTCGCGGCCGATGTCGAGGTCCCCGTTCCGCCGTTCTGGGGATCGCGGATCGTCAAGGGCCTAGCGGTGGCCGACTACACCGGCCTGCTCGACGAGCGAGCGTTGTTCTTGGGCCAGTGGGGTTTACGCGGTGTGCGCGGCGGACAGGGACCGGCGTACGAGGACCTCGTCGAGACCGAAGGCCGGCCCCGGCTGCGGCACTGGCTCGACCAGTTGTCCACCGACGGCATCCTGGCGCACGCCGCCGTGGTGTACGGCTACTTCCCGGCGGTCTCCGAGGGCGACGACGTCGTGGTGCTCACCGAGCCGAAAGCCGATGCGCGGGAGCGGTTCCGGTTCACCTTCCCGCGCCAGCAACGCGGCCGGTTCCTGTGCATCGCCGACTTCATCCGGTCGCGAGAGCTGGCCAGCGAGCGCGGCGAGGTTGACGTGCTGCCATTCCAACTGGTGACCATGGGCCAACCCATCGCCGACTTCGCCAACAAGCTGTTCGCGTCCAATTCCTATCGCGATTACCTCGAAGTGCACGGGATCGGCGTGCAATTCACCGAGGCGCTTGCCGAATACTGGCACCGGCGTATCCGCGAGGAGCTCAAGTTTTCCGGGGACCGGGCGATGGCCGCTGACGATCCCGATGCCGTCGAGGACTATTTCAAGCTCGGCTACCGTGGTGCCCGGTTCGCCTTCGGTTACGGCGCATGCCCGGACCTCGAGGACCGGGCCAAGATGATGGAGCTGCTGCAGCCCGAACGCATCGGCGTGACGTTGTCCGAGGAGTTGCAGCTGCATCCCGAGCAGTCGACCGACGCGTTCGTCCTGCACCATCCCGAGGCCAAGTACTTCAACGTGTGA
- a CDS encoding type II toxin-antitoxin system PemK/MazF family toxin, which yields MSRTLRLAPWQVWLVDFGQPIGHEQGGLRPAVVVGSATHCRFPIDMALVAPMTTRDRGLDHHVRIDSSESGLDRPSWVRTEEITAVSTQRFARSKPIGTASPAEIAGLRVWLREMVAFC from the coding sequence GTGAGCCGGACGCTGAGGCTGGCGCCGTGGCAGGTGTGGCTGGTGGACTTCGGTCAGCCGATCGGACACGAGCAGGGCGGTCTGCGCCCGGCCGTCGTGGTTGGGTCTGCGACGCATTGTCGCTTTCCGATCGACATGGCGCTCGTTGCGCCGATGACCACACGCGATCGGGGCCTGGACCACCACGTGCGCATCGATTCCTCTGAGTCGGGGCTAGACCGGCCGAGCTGGGTGCGCACTGAGGAGATCACGGCCGTGTCCACTCAGCGGTTCGCGCGGTCCAAGCCGATTGGCACCGCGTCACCCGCCGAGATCGCCGGGCTGCGCGTGTGGCTACGTGAAATGGTGGCTTTCTGCTGA
- a CDS encoding IS110 family RNA-guided transposase, with amino-acid sequence MDEYDGRQFVGIDLHRQRSVIVRQCESGELLSAVRIVNDPVALRLQLEQAGSDPEVVLEATYGWYWAVDVLQEHGAHVHLAHPLGVKGFRYRRVKNDVRDAADLADLLRMGRLPEAWIAPPQTRELRELVRYRAKLVALRSGLKAQVHAVLAKAGVLISASDLFGVTGRQRLAKVPLGAAYAQRISSLLELIDILDRHEARFAAIIAERLRADRGYQVIQQLPGVGPVLAAVFVAEIGDVHRFSGPARLCSWAGLTPTHRESDKVVRRGHITKQGSKLVRWAAVEAIQRQPDTAKITLDRKRIEGRRGRNIAKIAAARKLLTLVYYGLRDGHIRALAHRQVAA; translated from the coding sequence ATGGACGAGTATGACGGCAGGCAGTTCGTCGGGATTGATCTGCATCGGCAGCGGTCGGTAATCGTGCGCCAGTGTGAATCTGGGGAGCTGCTGTCTGCGGTTCGGATCGTCAACGATCCGGTGGCGCTTCGACTGCAGCTTGAGCAGGCTGGCTCTGACCCCGAGGTGGTGCTAGAGGCGACCTACGGCTGGTATTGGGCCGTTGATGTGCTGCAGGAGCACGGAGCGCATGTGCATTTGGCGCATCCGTTGGGGGTCAAGGGATTCCGCTATCGGCGGGTCAAAAATGACGTACGTGACGCCGCTGATCTGGCTGATCTCCTGCGGATGGGCCGGCTGCCCGAAGCGTGGATCGCTCCACCGCAAACCCGCGAGTTGCGGGAGTTGGTGCGCTACCGCGCCAAACTGGTCGCGCTCCGATCCGGACTGAAGGCCCAGGTGCATGCGGTCCTTGCTAAGGCTGGCGTACTGATCTCGGCGTCGGATTTGTTCGGCGTTACCGGCCGCCAACGGCTGGCGAAGGTGCCACTGGGCGCCGCCTACGCCCAACGAATCAGCTCGCTGCTGGAACTGATCGACATCCTTGACCGCCACGAAGCACGCTTCGCCGCGATAATCGCCGAACGTTTACGCGCCGACCGCGGCTATCAAGTGATCCAGCAACTGCCCGGCGTTGGGCCAGTGCTGGCGGCGGTGTTCGTCGCCGAAATCGGGGACGTACACCGTTTCTCGGGCCCCGCCCGCCTGTGCTCGTGGGCCGGGTTGACCCCCACGCACCGCGAATCAGACAAAGTCGTGCGACGCGGACATATCACCAAGCAGGGCAGCAAACTCGTCCGCTGGGCGGCGGTCGAAGCCATCCAGCGCCAGCCCGACACTGCCAAGATCACCCTTGATCGCAAACGGATCGAGGGCCGCCGCGGCCGCAACATCGCCAAGATCGCTGCAGCCCGCAAGCTGCTCACTCTCGTCTACTACGGGCTGCGCGACGGACATATCCGCGCCCTGGCCCACCGACAGGTGGCGGCGTGA
- a CDS encoding PAC2 family protein codes for MSPSDGSETLPELHNTVVVAAFEGWNDAGDAASDAVAHLAAIWKARPIVEIDDEAYYDYQVNRPEIRQVDGVTRELQWPAMRISHCRPPGSDRDVVLMHGVEPNMRWRTFCDELLAIIDKLNVDTVVILGALLADTPHTRPVPVTGAAYSPESAHHFGLEETRYEGPTGIAGVFQYACVAAGIPAVTFWAAVPHYVSQPPNPKATVALLRRVEDVLDVEVPLADLPALAEAWEREVTEMTAEDDELADYVQSLEQHGDAAVDVGNIDADALAAEFERYLRRRRPGFGR; via the coding sequence GTGAGCCCGTCCGATGGCAGCGAAACACTGCCCGAACTGCATAACACCGTCGTCGTGGCGGCCTTCGAGGGCTGGAACGATGCCGGTGACGCGGCCAGCGACGCGGTGGCTCACCTGGCCGCCATCTGGAAAGCCCGTCCGATCGTGGAGATCGACGACGAGGCCTATTACGACTACCAGGTGAATCGTCCGGAGATCCGCCAGGTCGACGGCGTCACCCGGGAGCTTCAGTGGCCGGCGATGCGGATCTCACACTGCCGCCCGCCGGGCAGCGACCGCGACGTCGTGCTGATGCACGGGGTGGAACCGAACATGCGCTGGCGCACATTCTGCGACGAGCTGCTGGCCATCATCGACAAGCTCAACGTCGACACCGTCGTGATCCTGGGGGCGCTGCTGGCCGACACCCCGCACACCCGGCCGGTGCCAGTCACCGGCGCGGCCTACTCCCCCGAGTCGGCGCACCACTTCGGCCTGGAGGAAACCCGCTACGAGGGCCCGACCGGCATCGCCGGGGTCTTCCAATACGCCTGCGTGGCGGCCGGCATCCCGGCGGTGACGTTCTGGGCGGCGGTGCCGCATTACGTGTCACAGCCGCCGAACCCGAAGGCGACCGTGGCCCTGCTGCGCCGAGTCGAGGACGTGCTCGACGTCGAGGTGCCGCTGGCCGACCTGCCTGCGCTGGCCGAGGCATGGGAGCGAGAGGTCACCGAGATGACCGCCGAGGACGACGAGCTGGCCGACTACGTGCAGTCGCTGGAGCAGCATGGCGACGCGGCGGTGGACGTCGGCAACATCGACGCCGACGCGCTAGCCGCCGAGTTCGAGCGCTATCTGCGCCGGCGACGGCCGGGATTTGGGCGGTAA
- a CDS encoding SDR family oxidoreductase, translated as MTSLQGKVVLITGGARGIGAEVARRLRNKGAKLVVIDLGKDELAAIAAELGDDERVLTVVADVRDLPAMQAAAGQAVERFGGIDVVVANAGIASYGSVLQVDPEAFKRVLDVNVLGVFHTVRATLPAVIDRRGYVLIVSSLAAFAAPPGMASYDMSKAGVEHFANSLRLEVAHFGVGVGCAHMSWIDTALVRDTRSDLPSFDQLLARLPWPLNKTTSVNKCAAAFVKGIEGRDPRVYCPDWVGLFRWLKPVLSTRLGEFPIRRTVAELMPRMDAEVAALGRSTSAYTQGLEKRP; from the coding sequence ATGACATCGCTGCAGGGCAAAGTCGTCCTCATCACGGGCGGTGCCCGGGGAATCGGGGCCGAGGTCGCGCGCCGGCTACGCAACAAGGGCGCCAAACTCGTAGTGATCGATCTGGGCAAGGACGAGCTCGCGGCGATAGCCGCCGAACTCGGCGACGACGAGCGAGTGCTGACCGTCGTCGCCGACGTGCGCGATCTGCCCGCCATGCAGGCCGCGGCCGGCCAGGCCGTCGAACGCTTCGGCGGCATCGATGTCGTCGTGGCCAACGCCGGCATCGCCAGCTACGGCTCGGTGCTGCAGGTCGACCCGGAGGCGTTCAAGCGGGTGCTGGACGTCAACGTGCTCGGTGTCTTTCACACCGTGCGGGCGACGTTGCCGGCGGTGATCGACCGCCGCGGTTATGTGCTGATCGTCTCGTCGCTGGCCGCGTTCGCGGCGCCTCCCGGGATGGCGTCCTACGACATGTCCAAGGCCGGCGTCGAGCATTTCGCCAACTCGCTGCGCCTCGAGGTCGCGCATTTCGGCGTCGGTGTCGGCTGCGCGCATATGTCGTGGATCGACACCGCCCTGGTTCGCGACACCAGGTCCGACCTGCCGTCGTTCGACCAACTACTCGCGAGGCTGCCCTGGCCGTTGAACAAGACCACGTCGGTCAACAAGTGTGCGGCGGCGTTCGTCAAGGGCATCGAGGGCCGCGACCCTCGGGTGTATTGCCCGGACTGGGTCGGCCTGTTCCGTTGGCTCAAGCCCGTGTTGTCCACGCGGCTCGGCGAATTTCCCATCCGCAGAACCGTTGCCGAGCTGATGCCCCGCATGGACGCCGAGGTCGCCGCGCTCGGTCGTTCCACCAGCGCCTACACCCAAGGCTTGGAAAAGCGGCCGTAG
- the mshC gene encoding cysteine--1-D-myo-inosityl 2-amino-2-deoxy-alpha-D-glucopyranoside ligase: MQLWSCAPVPTVPGSGPELRLYDTADRQVRPVAPGRKATMYVCGITPYDATHLGHAATYLAFDLVHRLWLDLGHDVYYVQNITDVDDPLFERADRDGVDWRDLAGREVGLFREDMAALRVLPPHDYVAATETVAEMVELIEKMLASGAAYVLDPEVGGHQDVYYRAGATPQFGYESGYDRDTMLRLSEQRGGDPGRPGKADELDALLWRAARPGEPSWPSPFGPGRPGWHVECAAIALSRIGSGLDIQGGGSDLIFPHHEFTAAHAECVTGDRRFARHYVHAGMIGWDGHKMSKSRGNLVLVSALRARGVEPSAIRLGLLAGHYRADRLWTEHVLDEATTRLRRWRSATALPAGPDAADAIARVRRYLADDLDTPKAIAALDGWATDALEYGGHDAAAPKSVATAIDGLLGVDL; encoded by the coding sequence ATGCAGTTGTGGTCGTGCGCACCGGTCCCCACAGTGCCGGGAAGCGGGCCGGAGCTTCGGCTGTACGACACCGCCGACCGGCAGGTGCGCCCGGTGGCGCCCGGCCGCAAGGCCACCATGTACGTCTGCGGGATCACCCCGTATGACGCCACCCATCTGGGCCACGCCGCCACCTACCTCGCGTTCGACCTGGTCCATCGACTGTGGCTGGACCTCGGTCACGACGTGTACTACGTGCAGAACATCACCGACGTCGACGATCCGTTGTTCGAGCGCGCCGATCGCGACGGCGTGGACTGGCGCGACCTCGCCGGGCGTGAGGTGGGGCTATTCCGCGAGGACATGGCGGCGCTACGGGTGCTGCCCCCGCATGACTATGTCGCGGCCACCGAGACGGTTGCCGAGATGGTCGAGCTCATCGAAAAGATGCTGGCCTCTGGGGCGGCGTATGTGCTCGACCCGGAAGTAGGGGGACACCAGGACGTCTACTACCGGGCGGGCGCGACGCCGCAGTTTGGCTACGAGTCCGGTTATGACCGCGACACCATGCTGCGGCTGTCCGAGCAGCGCGGCGGCGATCCGGGCCGGCCCGGCAAGGCCGACGAGCTCGACGCGCTGCTGTGGCGGGCCGCGCGGCCCGGCGAGCCCAGCTGGCCGTCGCCGTTCGGTCCGGGCCGGCCGGGCTGGCACGTGGAGTGCGCGGCGATCGCGCTCAGCCGAATCGGCAGCGGCCTGGACATTCAGGGCGGGGGCAGTGACTTGATCTTTCCGCATCACGAGTTCACCGCCGCGCATGCCGAATGTGTCACCGGCGATCGGCGATTCGCCCGCCATTACGTGCACGCCGGGATGATCGGCTGGGACGGGCACAAGATGTCCAAGAGCCGCGGCAACCTGGTGCTGGTGTCGGCGTTGCGGGCCCGAGGCGTCGAGCCGTCGGCAATACGGCTGGGCCTGCTGGCCGGGCACTACCGCGCGGACCGGTTGTGGACCGAGCACGTGCTCGACGAGGCCACCACCCGGCTGCGGCGGTGGCGCTCCGCGACCGCGCTGCCGGCCGGACCCGACGCCGCCGACGCGATCGCCCGGGTGCGCCGCTATCTGGCCGACGATCTCGATACGCCCAAAGCGATTGCCGCACTGGATGGTTGGGCCACCGATGCGCTGGAGTACGGCGGCCACGATGCCGCGGCGCCGAAGTCGGTGGCGACCGCGATCGATGGCCTGCTCGGGGTGGACCTGTAG
- a CDS encoding integrase core domain-containing protein, with translation MSNDNPFSESQFKTLKYRNDFPERFDSIEHARTWCKDFFDYLRHEHRHSALGLHTPASVYFGTAADIQAKRARVMADAYAANPNRFSSPPQPPKLPTAAWINPPTPQPKIVST, from the coding sequence GTGTCAAACGACAACCCGTTCAGCGAATCCCAGTTCAAAACGCTGAAGTACCGCAACGATTTTCCCGAACGGTTCGACTCGATCGAGCACGCCCGCACCTGGTGCAAAGACTTCTTCGACTACCTGCGCCACGAGCACCGCCATTCCGCGCTCGGCCTGCACACACCGGCGTCGGTGTACTTCGGCACCGCCGCCGACATCCAGGCCAAACGAGCCCGGGTCATGGCCGATGCCTACGCCGCCAACCCCAACCGGTTTAGCAGCCCACCACAGCCCCCGAAACTACCGACCGCGGCATGGATCAACCCACCGACCCCACAACCGAAAATAGTGTCCACATAG
- a CDS encoding DDE-type integrase/transposase/recombinase, translated as MRSTRPSARRSLRCCASRASPTRRSPAWAELLDEGVYLCSQSTMYRILRTHNMTRERRRVATHPPRVKPELVAHQPNDVWSWDITKLAGPVRGEFYQLYVMLDIFSRYPVGWRVEYHEDADIARTGWPS; from the coding sequence ATGCGCTCGACGCGGCCGAGCGCACGCAGATCCTTACGGTGTTGTGCCAGCCGCGCTTCGCCGACAAGGCGGTCGCCCGCGTGGGCCGAGCTGCTCGACGAGGGCGTCTACCTGTGCTCGCAGTCCACGATGTACCGGATCCTGCGCACGCACAACATGACCCGCGAACGGCGGCGGGTAGCCACACACCCGCCGCGGGTCAAACCCGAGCTGGTCGCCCACCAACCCAACGACGTGTGGTCCTGGGACATCACCAAATTGGCGGGACCGGTGCGCGGCGAGTTCTACCAGCTCTACGTGATGCTGGACATCTTCAGCCGCTACCCCGTCGGCTGGCGCGTCGAGTACCACGAGGACGCCGACATCGCCAGGACTGGATGGCCGAGCTGA
- a CDS encoding PPE family protein, with product MPFPMWFALPPEVHSARLSTGAGPGPLLAAAAAWHGLAVHYSDTATELAGILAAVQGGAWEGPSAERFVAAHQPFLYWLREASAVASAAAGAHEAAAAGYTSALGAMPTLAELAANHAVHGALVATNFFGVNTIPIALNEADYLRMWIQAATAMNVYQAVSEEGLTAPPTTPPAPRIVAAEAASDSGSSFPDPTKLILQLLKDLLEFLRNLAAELLSGPLGNLVVQALDALISFVTGPVFTFLAYLVLDPLIYFGPFTTMASPVLLPVGLSGLAGLCAIAQDPVPLVESVHSDEPGQRSWPATTGVTLAGTGNAAAPVATAAPAATASAAPASPPAPGFGAAQGFYAVGGPDGEGFAPIATTKGRTGVAADAAAAAALAGDQAAASVKKAGKARGRLRHYRFEFLEDGGRAATSDAAVAEQVAAGDRGMDALGFTGTIPKSVAGQAKGLMHLGGGEFAEAPHEPMLPRTWSDQQ from the coding sequence GTGCCCTTCCCGATGTGGTTCGCGCTTCCCCCAGAGGTGCACTCCGCGCGGCTTTCCACTGGCGCCGGCCCGGGTCCGCTGTTGGCCGCTGCCGCGGCGTGGCACGGCCTCGCTGTCCACTACAGCGACACCGCAACGGAACTCGCGGGCATCCTCGCCGCCGTTCAGGGCGGCGCGTGGGAAGGGCCGAGCGCGGAGCGGTTCGTCGCGGCCCATCAACCGTTTCTCTACTGGCTGCGCGAGGCCAGCGCGGTGGCCAGCGCGGCGGCCGGCGCGCACGAAGCGGCCGCGGCGGGCTACACGTCCGCGTTGGGAGCCATGCCCACGCTCGCCGAATTGGCGGCCAACCACGCCGTGCACGGCGCCCTCGTTGCCACCAATTTCTTCGGTGTCAACACCATCCCCATCGCCCTTAACGAGGCCGACTACCTGCGCATGTGGATCCAGGCCGCCACCGCCATGAACGTCTATCAAGCGGTCTCGGAGGAAGGCCTCACGGCGCCCCCCACGACGCCACCCGCGCCCCGAATCGTCGCCGCCGAGGCCGCCTCCGACTCCGGTAGCAGCTTCCCCGACCCGACGAAGCTGATCCTTCAGCTACTCAAGGATTTGCTGGAGTTCCTCCGAAATCTGGCCGCCGAATTGCTCTCGGGGCCGCTGGGAAACCTGGTCGTCCAGGCACTGGACGCCTTGATCTCCTTCGTGACCGGCCCGGTCTTCACGTTTCTCGCATACCTGGTGCTGGACCCTCTCATCTACTTCGGGCCGTTCACTACGATGGCGAGTCCCGTCCTGTTGCCCGTTGGCCTTAGCGGTCTTGCCGGGCTCTGCGCGATAGCGCAAGACCCAGTGCCACTGGTCGAAAGCGTTCACTCCGATGAGCCCGGCCAGCGGAGTTGGCCCGCGACAACGGGAGTCACGCTGGCGGGCACCGGCAACGCCGCCGCCCCGGTTGCGACTGCCGCCCCCGCCGCGACCGCGTCCGCGGCACCGGCCTCTCCCCCGGCTCCCGGATTCGGCGCCGCCCAAGGGTTTTACGCGGTCGGCGGTCCCGATGGCGAAGGGTTCGCCCCGATCGCCACGACAAAAGGGCGCACCGGTGTCGCCGCGGACGCCGCAGCCGCCGCCGCACTCGCCGGTGACCAGGCAGCGGCCAGCGTCAAGAAAGCCGGCAAGGCGCGCGGCCGCTTGCGCCACTACCGCTTCGAGTTCCTGGAGGACGGCGGGCGCGCGGCCACGTCGGACGCGGCGGTGGCCGAGCAGGTCGCCGCCGGCGACCGTGGGATGGATGCGCTCGGATTCACCGGAACGATCCCGAAATCGGTTGCCGGACAAGCTAAAGGACTGATGCATCTGGGTGGTGGCGAATTCGCCGAGGCCCCGCACGAGCCGATGCTGCCGCGCACGTGGAGCGACCAACAATAG
- a CDS encoding transposase: MTATLAEVRKGSADDEGVGTDSAQGPRADRPRRRNFTPEYKAAIVAEYDALTEPGARGALLRREGLYSSHIVEWRRARDAGALDGLARSGGRGKDRDQAEIERLRKRAERAEAELERTRAALDLVGKAHALLETLSESTGTRPGSKK; the protein is encoded by the coding sequence ATGACGGCGACTTTGGCTGAGGTCCGGAAGGGTAGCGCCGATGATGAAGGCGTGGGAACCGATTCGGCCCAGGGTCCGCGGGCGGATCGTCCCCGGCGGCGCAACTTCACCCCGGAGTACAAGGCGGCCATTGTGGCCGAGTACGACGCGTTGACCGAGCCAGGTGCGCGGGGTGCGCTGCTTCGGCGTGAGGGCCTGTACTCATCGCACATCGTGGAGTGGCGCCGAGCGCGCGACGCGGGCGCGTTGGACGGGCTGGCCCGGTCAGGCGGTCGTGGTAAGGACCGCGACCAGGCCGAGATCGAACGGCTACGGAAGCGGGCCGAACGGGCCGAGGCCGAGCTTGAACGCACGAGGGCCGCGTTGGATCTGGTGGGAAAAGCACACGCGCTCTTGGAGACGCTCTCCGAGAGCACGGGCACGCGGCCCGGGTCGAAGAAGTGA